In Prosthecobacter sp., a genomic segment contains:
- a CDS encoding phosphopantetheine-binding protein produces the protein MPEAPITPATVIELLTTEHILEPQGTIAPDTDLFSMGLDSMAMMQLLLQIEERFRLTVNPAEMTRERFATAGALATFLGEKRRLAA, from the coding sequence ATGCCCGAAGCTCCCATCACCCCCGCCACCGTGATCGAACTGCTCACCACCGAACACATCCTCGAACCGCAGGGAACGATCGCGCCGGACACGGATCTTTTCTCGATGGGACTCGACTCGATGGCGATGATGCAACTGCTGCTGCAGATCGAGGAGCGGTTCCGGCTGACGGTGAATCCGGCGGAGATGACACGCGAGCGTTTTGCCACAGCGGGGGCGCTGGCCACGTTTCTGGGTGAAAAACGCCGCCTCGCCGCCTGA